In the genome of Streptomyces sp. NBC_00190, one region contains:
- a CDS encoding thiamine-phosphate kinase translates to MKGTVGELGEFGLIRELTSRLTTTPAVRLGPGDDAAVVSAPDRRVVASTDILLEGRHFRRDWSTAYDVGRKAAAQNLADIAAMGAVPTALLLGLVVPAELPVTWPTELMDGIRDECQVAGAAVVGGDVVRGDTITVAITALGDLRNHEPVLRSGAQPGDVVAVTGWLGWSAAGFAVLSRGFRSPRAFVEAHRRPEPPYHAGPAAAGLGATAMTDVSDGLIADLGHIAEASKVRIDLRSAAVDIPTQMHDIGQAVGVDPLQWVLTGGEDHAIVATFPPDVKLPARWKVIGEVLNRSALPQVTVDGAPWTSTGGWDHFGADPAAEDGAL, encoded by the coding sequence ATGAAGGGCACTGTGGGCGAGCTGGGGGAGTTCGGGCTCATTCGGGAGCTCACCTCACGGCTCACCACCACCCCGGCGGTCCGGCTCGGTCCGGGCGACGACGCCGCGGTGGTGTCGGCCCCCGACCGGCGGGTCGTGGCGAGCACCGACATCCTGCTGGAGGGCAGGCACTTCCGGCGCGACTGGTCCACCGCCTACGACGTCGGCCGCAAGGCCGCCGCCCAGAACCTCGCCGACATCGCGGCCATGGGCGCGGTGCCGACCGCACTGCTGCTCGGCCTCGTCGTCCCGGCCGAACTCCCGGTCACGTGGCCCACCGAGCTGATGGACGGCATCCGCGACGAGTGCCAGGTCGCCGGCGCGGCCGTGGTCGGTGGCGACGTCGTACGCGGCGACACCATCACCGTCGCCATCACCGCCCTCGGTGACCTGCGCAACCACGAGCCCGTCCTGCGCTCCGGCGCCCAGCCCGGCGACGTCGTCGCCGTCACCGGCTGGCTGGGCTGGTCCGCGGCGGGCTTCGCCGTGCTCTCGCGCGGCTTCCGCTCCCCGCGGGCCTTCGTGGAGGCCCACCGGCGGCCCGAGCCGCCGTACCACGCGGGCCCCGCGGCCGCCGGGCTCGGCGCCACCGCCATGACCGACGTCAGCGACGGCCTCATCGCCGACCTCGGTCACATCGCCGAGGCCAGCAAGGTACGGATCGACCTGCGCTCGGCGGCCGTCGACATCCCGACCCAGATGCACGACATCGGGCAGGCCGTCGGCGTGGACCCGCTGCAGTGGGTGCTCACCGGGGGAGAGGACCACGCGATCGTGGCCACCTTCCCGCCGGACGTGAAGCTCCCCGCCCGCTGGAAGGTCATCGGGGAGGTGCTGAACCGCTCCGCGCTGCCCCAGGTGACCGTGGACGGCGCCCCGTGGACCAGCACCGGCGGCTGGGACCATTTCGGAGCCGACCCGGCCGCCGAGGACGGCGCGCTGTGA
- the thiD gene encoding bifunctional hydroxymethylpyrimidine kinase/phosphomethylpyrimidine kinase — translation MTSAPPRCLTVAGSDSGGGAGIQADLKTMLALGVHGMSVVTAVTAQNSLGVRGAWELPAEAVTAQYRAVVEDIGVQAVKTGMLSSAVLVETVAALLADTPAPVVVDPVGVSKHGDALLAASALDAVRGDLLPVATVATPNLDEVAQLTGVVVETEDDMRRAADAILGHGPRWALIKGGHLAAHGGQAVDLLTDGTDERWLRAPRHTNPHTHGTGCTLASAIAAGLAKGLSVPQAVTAAKEYVTGAIAAGFALGRGIGPVDHAWRWR, via the coding sequence GTGACCAGCGCCCCGCCGCGCTGCCTGACCGTCGCCGGATCCGACTCCGGCGGCGGCGCGGGCATCCAGGCCGACCTCAAGACCATGCTGGCGCTCGGCGTGCACGGGATGAGCGTGGTGACCGCTGTGACGGCGCAGAACTCCCTCGGGGTACGAGGAGCCTGGGAGCTGCCCGCCGAGGCTGTGACGGCCCAGTACCGGGCCGTGGTGGAGGACATCGGCGTACAGGCAGTGAAGACCGGGATGCTCTCCTCGGCCGTGCTGGTGGAGACGGTGGCCGCGCTGCTGGCCGACACCCCCGCCCCGGTCGTCGTCGACCCCGTGGGCGTCTCCAAGCACGGGGACGCCCTGCTGGCCGCCTCGGCCCTGGACGCCGTGCGGGGGGACCTGCTCCCGGTGGCCACCGTGGCCACGCCCAACCTGGACGAGGTGGCGCAGCTCACGGGCGTGGTCGTGGAGACCGAGGACGACATGCGGCGGGCCGCCGACGCGATCCTCGGCCACGGACCCCGCTGGGCGCTGATCAAGGGCGGACACCTCGCGGCGCACGGGGGCCAGGCCGTGGACCTGCTGACCGACGGCACCGACGAACGGTGGCTGCGGGCCCCCCGGCACACCAACCCGCACACCCACGGCACGGGCTGCACCCTGGCGAGCGCCATCGCGGCCGGCCTGGCGAAGGGACTGTCCGTCCCGCAGGCGGTCACGGCCGCCAAGGAGTACGTCACGGGCGCCATCGCAGCCGGTTTCGCACTCGGCCGGGGCATCGGCCCGGTGGATCACGCCTGGCGGTGGCGCTGA
- the leuD gene encoding 3-isopropylmalate dehydratase small subunit, translating to MEAFTTHTGRAVPLRRSNVDTDQIIPAHWLKKITRDGFEDGLFEAWRKDPEFITNRPERAGATVLVAGPDFGTGSSREHAVWALQNFGFKTVISSRFADIFRGNSLKNGLLTVVLPQETVDRLWQLTEADPTAEITVDLVDRQVRAEGIEAEFELDDNARWRLLEGLDDISLTLQNEADIDTYESVRPSFKPRTIQA from the coding sequence ATGGAAGCCTTCACCACCCACACCGGCCGGGCCGTTCCGCTGCGCCGCAGCAACGTCGACACCGACCAGATCATCCCGGCCCACTGGCTGAAGAAGATCACCCGCGACGGGTTCGAGGACGGGCTCTTCGAGGCCTGGCGCAAGGACCCGGAGTTCATCACCAACCGCCCGGAGCGCGCCGGCGCGACCGTGCTGGTCGCCGGACCCGACTTCGGCACCGGCTCCTCGCGCGAGCACGCCGTCTGGGCCCTGCAGAACTTCGGCTTCAAGACGGTCATCTCCTCCCGCTTCGCCGACATCTTCCGCGGGAACTCGCTGAAGAACGGACTGCTGACCGTCGTCCTGCCCCAGGAGACGGTCGACCGGCTGTGGCAGCTGACCGAGGCCGACCCCACCGCCGAGATCACCGTCGACCTGGTCGACCGCCAGGTGCGGGCGGAAGGAATCGAGGCGGAGTTCGAACTCGACGACAACGCCCGGTGGAGGCTGCTGGAGGGGCTGGACGACATCTCGCTCACCCTTCAGAACGAAGCGGACATCGACACGTACGAAAGCGTCCGGCCGTCCTTCAAGCCGCGCACGATTCAGGCTTGA
- the rpmB gene encoding 50S ribosomal protein L28 gives MAANCDVCAKGPSFGNNISHSHRRTSRRWNPNIQRVRAVVNGTPKRLNACTSCIKAGKVSR, from the coding sequence GTGGCTGCCAACTGCGACGTTTGCGCCAAGGGGCCGAGCTTCGGCAACAACATCTCCCACTCGCACCGCCGCACCTCGCGTCGCTGGAACCCGAACATCCAGCGCGTCCGTGCCGTGGTCAATGGGACGCCGAAGCGCCTCAACGCCTGCACCTCGTGCATCAAGGCCGGCAAGGTCTCGCGCTGA
- a CDS encoding NAD(P)H-dependent glycerol-3-phosphate dehydrogenase: MTHPVKAAVFGTGSWGTAFGMVLADAGCEVTLWGRRQELADAVNTGRTNPDYLPGIELPENLRATTDPAEAARGADFTVLAVPSQTLRGNLAEWAPLLAPDTVLVSLMKGIELGTAKRMSEVIEEVAKVPPARVAVVTGPNLAREIAARQPAASVVACVDEAVAQRLQAACHTPYFRPYTNTDVVGCELGGAVKNVIGLAVGIADGMGLGDNTKGSLITRGLAETTRLGLAMGADPLTFSGLAGLGDLVATCSSPLSRNHTFGTNLGRGMTLEETIAVTKQTAEGVKSCQSVADLAHRYGVDMPITETVVDIVHHGKPTLVALKELMGRSAKPERR; encoded by the coding sequence GTGACACATCCCGTGAAGGCAGCCGTATTCGGAACCGGCTCCTGGGGCACGGCCTTCGGCATGGTGCTCGCCGACGCAGGCTGTGAGGTGACCCTGTGGGGCCGCCGCCAGGAGCTCGCCGACGCCGTCAACACCGGCCGGACCAACCCCGACTACCTCCCGGGGATCGAACTCCCCGAGAACCTCCGCGCCACCACCGACCCGGCCGAAGCCGCGCGCGGCGCCGACTTCACCGTCCTCGCCGTCCCCTCCCAGACCCTGCGCGGCAACCTCGCCGAATGGGCGCCGCTGCTGGCCCCCGACACCGTGCTCGTCTCCCTGATGAAGGGCATCGAACTCGGCACCGCCAAGCGGATGAGCGAGGTCATCGAAGAGGTGGCCAAGGTTCCGCCGGCGCGCGTCGCCGTCGTCACCGGCCCCAACCTGGCCCGTGAGATCGCCGCCCGGCAGCCCGCCGCCTCGGTCGTCGCCTGCGTGGACGAGGCCGTGGCCCAGCGCCTCCAGGCCGCTTGCCACACCCCGTACTTCCGCCCGTACACCAACACCGACGTCGTCGGCTGCGAGCTCGGCGGCGCCGTCAAGAACGTCATCGGCCTCGCCGTCGGCATCGCGGACGGCATGGGCCTGGGCGACAACACCAAGGGCTCGCTCATCACCCGCGGCCTCGCCGAAACGACCCGGCTGGGCCTGGCGATGGGCGCCGACCCGCTCACCTTCTCCGGCCTCGCGGGCCTCGGCGACCTGGTCGCCACCTGCTCCTCGCCGCTCTCCCGGAACCACACCTTCGGCACCAACCTCGGCCGCGGGATGACCCTGGAGGAGACCATCGCGGTCACCAAGCAGACCGCCGAGGGAGTCAAGTCCTGCCAGTCCGTGGCCGATCTCGCCCACCGGTACGGAGTGGACATGCCGATCACCGAGACGGTCGTGGACATCGTCCACCACGGCAAGCCGACCCTGGTCGCGCTGAAGGAACTGATGGGGCGCAGCGCCAAACCGGAACGCCGCTGA
- a CDS encoding DAK2 domain-containing protein, whose amino-acid sequence MPHEPQPQPTDELDAEAVRTWSSLALAALGRAREDIDAINVYPVADADTGTNLYLTAESADRALTAAFEDETHATAGTSLARAVRAFAHGALIGARGNSGTILAQLLRGVADVLGDEPAGREPGRLLAEALTRAAQEAYEAVAHPVEGTMLTVAAAAARAGEAAEHAAGTAADVARAAYDAARAALAETPGQLAALGRAGVVDAGGCGLVAVLGALWQALSGREPAAEPVRGRAVPVPQPPDPCEQEQDGPAYEVIYLLEATEAAVGELRARLDGLGDSLVVVGGDGLWNVHVHVDDPGAAVEAGVDAGRPYRIRITHFGDERRRGRGERAQRAVVAVVPGEGLAVLCGEAGATTVLAPPGEAPAVAELVDAIRRAHAREVVLLPGGAELRAAAAAAAEEARADGVRVAVIPTRSAVQGLAALAVHDPDGSFDEDVVAMTAAAGATRYAELAVAERQSFTSAGICQAGDVLGLIDGDVAVIGAGLTETAEAVLERMLGSGGELVTLVLGPEVPDALAERLEAYVQHGHLAVDTVTYRGGRYSAPLLIGVE is encoded by the coding sequence GTGCCCCACGAGCCGCAGCCGCAGCCCACTGACGAGCTCGACGCCGAAGCGGTGCGCACCTGGAGCTCGCTGGCCCTGGCCGCACTGGGCCGGGCCCGCGAGGACATCGACGCGATCAACGTCTACCCCGTGGCCGACGCGGACACCGGCACCAACCTCTACCTCACCGCCGAATCGGCCGACCGCGCCCTGACGGCGGCCTTCGAGGACGAGACCCACGCCACAGCCGGGACCTCCCTCGCCCGGGCCGTACGGGCCTTCGCGCACGGCGCGCTCATCGGGGCCCGGGGGAACTCCGGGACGATCCTGGCGCAGCTCCTGCGCGGAGTGGCCGACGTACTCGGCGACGAGCCCGCAGGACGGGAGCCCGGCAGGCTGCTGGCCGAGGCGCTGACCCGGGCCGCGCAGGAGGCGTACGAGGCCGTCGCGCACCCGGTGGAGGGCACCATGCTCACCGTCGCCGCCGCGGCCGCCCGGGCCGGCGAGGCCGCCGAGCACGCCGCCGGGACCGCCGCCGACGTGGCGCGGGCCGCCTACGACGCGGCCCGCGCCGCCCTGGCCGAGACCCCGGGGCAGCTGGCCGCGCTGGGCCGGGCCGGGGTGGTCGACGCCGGGGGCTGCGGCCTGGTCGCCGTACTCGGGGCCCTGTGGCAGGCGCTCTCCGGCCGGGAGCCGGCCGCCGAGCCGGTGCGCGGCCGGGCCGTACCCGTACCGCAGCCGCCGGACCCCTGCGAGCAGGAGCAGGACGGGCCGGCGTACGAGGTGATCTACCTGCTGGAGGCCACCGAAGCGGCCGTCGGGGAGCTGCGCGCACGGCTCGACGGGCTCGGCGACTCCCTGGTCGTGGTCGGCGGCGACGGGCTGTGGAACGTCCACGTCCACGTCGACGACCCGGGCGCGGCCGTGGAGGCCGGGGTCGACGCCGGCCGGCCGTACCGGATACGCATCACGCACTTCGGCGACGAGCGGCGCCGGGGCCGGGGCGAACGCGCCCAGCGGGCCGTGGTCGCCGTCGTCCCCGGCGAGGGGCTGGCCGTGCTGTGCGGCGAGGCGGGCGCGACCACCGTGCTCGCGCCGCCCGGGGAGGCCCCGGCCGTCGCGGAGCTGGTCGACGCCATCCGGCGCGCGCACGCCCGCGAGGTGGTCCTGCTGCCCGGCGGCGCCGAACTGCGGGCCGCCGCGGCCGCTGCGGCCGAAGAGGCCCGCGCCGACGGCGTACGGGTGGCCGTGATCCCCACCCGGTCCGCGGTACAGGGCCTGGCGGCCCTCGCCGTGCACGACCCGGACGGCAGCTTCGACGAGGACGTCGTCGCCATGACCGCGGCGGCCGGCGCCACCCGCTACGCGGAACTGGCCGTCGCCGAACGGCAGTCCTTCACCTCGGCCGGCATCTGCCAGGCCGGCGACGTGCTCGGCCTCATCGACGGCGACGTCGCCGTGATCGGGGCGGGCCTCACCGAGACCGCCGAGGCCGTCCTGGAGCGGATGCTGGGCTCCGGCGGCGAACTCGTCACCCTGGTCCTGGGACCGGAGGTGCCGGACGCCCTCGCCGAGCGCCTGGAGGCGTACGTGCAGCACGGGCACCTGGCCGTGGACACCGTCACCTACCGCGGCGGGCGCTACTCGGCGCCGCTCCTCATCGGCGTGGAGTAA
- a CDS encoding HU family DNA-binding protein: MNKAQLVEAIADKLGGRQQAADAVDAVLDAIVRATVAGDRVSVTGFGSFEKVDRPARYARNPQTGERVRVKKTSVPRFRAGQGFKDLVSGTKKLPKGGEVSVKKAPKGSLTGGASATVKKAAAKKATTAKRAAAKTTVAKKAVAKKTTATAKKAAVKSTATAKKATATAKKAAAAKKAAPAAKKTTAAAKKTAPAAKKATAATKAPAKKTATRKATAKKTTARKK, translated from the coding sequence TTGAACAAGGCGCAGCTCGTAGAAGCGATTGCCGACAAGCTGGGCGGCCGTCAGCAGGCCGCGGACGCTGTCGACGCGGTACTGGACGCCATCGTCCGCGCTACCGTCGCGGGCGACCGGGTCTCGGTCACGGGCTTCGGCTCGTTCGAGAAGGTCGACCGTCCGGCCCGTTATGCCCGCAACCCGCAGACCGGAGAGCGCGTCCGGGTCAAGAAGACCTCGGTGCCCCGCTTCCGTGCGGGCCAGGGGTTCAAGGACCTGGTCAGCGGCACCAAGAAGCTGCCCAAGGGCGGCGAGGTGTCGGTGAAGAAGGCGCCCAAGGGAAGCCTCACCGGTGGTGCTTCCGCGACGGTCAAGAAGGCCGCCGCGAAGAAGGCCACCACCGCCAAGAGGGCGGCGGCGAAGACCACGGTCGCGAAGAAGGCCGTGGCCAAGAAGACCACCGCGACCGCCAAGAAGGCGGCGGTGAAGAGCACGGCCACCGCGAAGAAGGCGACGGCCACGGCGAAGAAGGCAGCGGCCGCCAAGAAGGCCGCCCCGGCGGCGAAGAAGACCACCGCCGCCGCGAAGAAGACCGCTCCGGCGGCCAAGAAGGCCACCGCAGCGACGAAGGCGCCCGCCAAGAAGACGGCGACGCGCAAGGCCACCGCGAAGAAGACCACCGCCCGCAAGAAGTAA
- a CDS encoding Lrp/AsnC ligand binding domain-containing protein, which translates to MVQAYILIQTEVGKASFVAESIGQIAGVIQAEDVTGPYDVIVRAQADTVDELGRMVVAKVQQVEGITRTLTCPVVHL; encoded by the coding sequence GTGGTACAGGCGTACATCCTTATCCAGACCGAAGTGGGCAAGGCGTCGTTCGTCGCCGAGTCCATCGGCCAGATCGCGGGGGTGATCCAGGCCGAGGACGTGACGGGCCCGTACGACGTGATCGTGCGTGCCCAGGCCGACACCGTGGACGAACTCGGCCGCATGGTCGTGGCCAAGGTCCAGCAGGTGGAGGGGATCACCCGCACCTTGACCTGCCCGGTGGTCCATCTGTAG
- the leuC gene encoding 3-isopropylmalate dehydratase large subunit encodes MGRTLAEKVWDDHVVRRAEGEPDLLFIDLHLLHEVTSPQAFEGLRQAGRKVRRLDLTIATEDHNTPTLDIDKPIADPVSRAQLETLRKNCSEFGVRLHSLGDVEQGVVHVVGPQLGLTQPGTTVVCGDSHTSTHGAFGALAFGIGTSQVEHVLATQTLPLARPKTMAITVTGALAEGVTAKDLILAIIARIGTGGGQGYILEYRGEAIEQLSMEARMTICNMSIEAGARAGMIAPDQTTFDYLQGRDHAPTGEEWDAAVAYWKTLRTDDDAVFDAEVVIDGTALAPFVTWGTNPGQGAPLSANVPDPASYEDASERHAAEKALEYMGLTAGQPLRDIKVDTVFVGSCTNGRIEDLRAVADIVEGRKVADGVRMLVVPGSVRVALQAVEEGLDKVFKEAGAEWRHAGCSMCLGMNPDQLAPGERSASTSNRNFEGRQGKGGRTHLVSPQVAAATAVLGHLASPADLSAADATAGV; translated from the coding sequence ACCTCCTCTTCATCGATCTGCACCTGCTGCACGAGGTGACCAGCCCCCAGGCCTTCGAAGGCCTGCGCCAGGCCGGCCGCAAAGTCCGACGCCTCGACCTCACCATCGCGACCGAGGACCACAACACCCCCACCCTGGACATCGACAAGCCGATCGCGGACCCGGTCTCCCGGGCCCAGCTGGAGACGCTGCGCAAGAACTGCTCCGAGTTCGGCGTCCGGCTGCACTCGCTCGGCGACGTCGAGCAGGGCGTCGTCCACGTCGTGGGACCGCAGCTGGGCCTGACCCAGCCCGGCACCACCGTGGTCTGCGGTGACTCCCACACGTCCACGCACGGCGCCTTCGGCGCGCTGGCCTTCGGTATCGGCACCAGCCAGGTCGAGCACGTGCTGGCCACCCAGACGCTGCCGCTGGCTCGCCCGAAGACGATGGCGATCACCGTCACCGGCGCGCTGGCCGAGGGCGTGACCGCCAAGGACCTGATCCTCGCGATCATCGCCAGGATCGGCACCGGGGGCGGCCAGGGCTACATCCTGGAATACCGCGGCGAGGCCATCGAGCAGTTGTCGATGGAAGCCCGCATGACCATCTGCAACATGTCGATCGAGGCCGGCGCCCGCGCGGGCATGATCGCCCCCGACCAGACCACCTTCGACTACCTCCAGGGCCGTGACCACGCCCCGACGGGCGAGGAGTGGGACGCGGCGGTCGCGTACTGGAAGACGCTGCGCACCGACGACGACGCGGTCTTCGACGCCGAGGTCGTCATCGACGGCACGGCGCTGGCCCCGTTCGTCACCTGGGGCACCAACCCGGGCCAGGGCGCGCCGCTGTCGGCCAACGTCCCCGACCCCGCTTCGTACGAGGACGCTTCGGAGCGCCACGCCGCCGAAAAGGCCCTGGAGTACATGGGGTTGACCGCCGGGCAGCCGCTGCGCGACATCAAGGTCGACACCGTCTTCGTAGGTTCCTGCACCAACGGCCGCATCGAGGACCTGCGCGCCGTCGCCGACATCGTCGAGGGCCGCAAAGTCGCCGACGGCGTACGGATGCTGGTCGTCCCCGGCTCGGTCCGGGTCGCCCTGCAGGCCGTGGAAGAGGGCCTGGACAAGGTCTTCAAGGAGGCCGGCGCCGAATGGCGGCACGCGGGCTGCTCGATGTGTCTGGGCATGAACCCCGACCAACTGGCCCCTGGTGAGCGCTCCGCGTCCACCTCCAACCGCAACTTCGAGGGCCGCCAGGGCAAGGGCGGGCGCACGCACCTGGTCTCCCCGCAGGTGGCCGCCGCCACCGCGGTACTGGGCCATCTGGCCTCGCCCGCCGACCTGTCCGCCGCCGACGCGACCGCCGGAGTCTGA
- a CDS encoding D-alanine--D-alanine ligase family protein yields the protein MSSENLPQTPEQQGRKPRVAVVFGGRSSEHAISVVTAGAVLRSIDRSKYEVLPIGITTDGRWALTADEPARMAIADRKLPSVEELADSEDGAVVLSVDPASREVVYTEPGAVPKALGEVDVVFPVLHGPYGEDGTLQGLLELSGVPYVGSGVLASAVGQDKDYMKRVFTSFGLRVGPYVTIRPREWEADRDAAEAKIMDFAAEHGWPLFIKPARAGSSIGITKVDDASGLDEAIREARRHDPKIIVEALLRGREIECGVLEFEDGPRASAPAEIPPVSSHDFYDFEAKYIDSASGIVPAPLTPEQTAEVQRLAIEAFEAASCEGLVRADFFLTEDGEFVINEINTMPGFTPISMYPRMWQESGIEYQELVDLLIQAALRRSTGLR from the coding sequence ATGAGCAGCGAGAACCTCCCCCAGACCCCTGAGCAGCAGGGCCGCAAGCCCCGCGTGGCCGTCGTGTTCGGCGGCCGCAGCTCGGAACACGCCATCTCGGTCGTCACGGCGGGCGCGGTGCTGCGCTCCATCGACCGCTCCAAGTACGAGGTGCTGCCCATCGGCATCACCACGGACGGCCGGTGGGCACTGACCGCCGACGAGCCCGCGCGGATGGCCATCGCCGACCGCAAGCTCCCGAGTGTCGAGGAGCTGGCCGACTCCGAGGACGGCGCCGTCGTGCTCTCGGTCGACCCCGCCAGCCGCGAGGTCGTCTACACCGAGCCGGGTGCCGTCCCCAAGGCCCTGGGCGAGGTCGACGTCGTCTTCCCCGTACTGCACGGCCCGTACGGCGAGGACGGCACCCTGCAGGGCCTCCTGGAGCTCTCCGGCGTCCCGTACGTCGGCTCGGGCGTCCTCGCCTCGGCCGTCGGCCAGGACAAGGACTACATGAAGCGGGTGTTCACGTCCTTCGGGCTGCGCGTCGGCCCGTACGTGACCATCCGCCCCCGCGAATGGGAAGCCGACCGGGACGCCGCCGAGGCGAAGATCATGGACTTCGCCGCCGAGCACGGCTGGCCCCTGTTCATCAAGCCCGCCCGGGCCGGATCCTCCATCGGCATCACCAAGGTCGACGACGCCTCCGGGCTGGACGAGGCGATCCGCGAGGCCCGCCGCCACGACCCGAAGATCATCGTGGAGGCGCTGCTGCGCGGCCGCGAGATCGAGTGCGGCGTCCTGGAGTTCGAGGACGGTCCGCGCGCGAGCGCGCCCGCCGAGATCCCGCCGGTCTCCAGCCACGACTTCTACGACTTCGAGGCGAAGTACATCGACTCCGCCTCCGGGATCGTGCCCGCCCCGCTCACCCCGGAGCAGACCGCCGAGGTGCAGCGGCTCGCGATCGAGGCCTTCGAGGCCGCGTCCTGCGAGGGTCTGGTACGCGCCGACTTCTTCCTCACCGAGGACGGCGAGTTCGTCATCAACGAGATCAACACGATGCCGGGCTTCACCCCGATCTCCATGTACCCGCGGATGTGGCAGGAGTCGGGCATCGAGTACCAGGAACTCGTGGACCTCCTGATCCAGGCAGCCCTGCGCCGCTCCACCGGCCTGCGCTAG
- a CDS encoding lysophospholipid acyltransferase family protein, which produces MSRRRIGFWYRLAAVIAKPPLVVLFKRDWRGMEHIPAEGGFITAVNHNSYLDPLSYAHFQYNTGRVPRLLAKAALFKVPIVGAILHGSGQIPVYRESTNALDAFRAAVDAIERGECVAFYPEGTLTRDPDMWPMAGKTGAARVALITRAPVIPVAQWGANLAMPPYAQENKVQLFPRKTLQVLAGPPVDLSAFYDREPTPEVLKEVTEAIMAAITALLEEVRGETAPGQPYDHRKARAEQRRKAAGEGKK; this is translated from the coding sequence GTGTCCCGCCGCAGAATCGGCTTCTGGTACCGCCTGGCGGCGGTCATCGCAAAACCGCCGCTGGTAGTGCTCTTCAAGCGGGACTGGCGGGGAATGGAGCACATTCCGGCCGAGGGCGGATTTATCACCGCCGTCAATCACAACTCGTATCTGGACCCGCTCTCCTACGCGCACTTCCAGTACAACACCGGCCGGGTGCCCCGATTGCTCGCCAAGGCGGCCCTCTTCAAGGTCCCCATTGTCGGCGCGATCCTGCACGGCAGCGGGCAGATCCCCGTCTACCGGGAGAGCACCAACGCCCTGGACGCATTCCGGGCCGCGGTGGACGCCATCGAGCGCGGCGAATGCGTGGCCTTTTACCCGGAGGGCACTCTCACCCGCGATCCCGACATGTGGCCGATGGCCGGCAAGACCGGCGCCGCCCGCGTCGCGCTGATCACCAGGGCTCCCGTCATTCCGGTGGCCCAGTGGGGCGCGAATCTCGCCATGCCGCCCTACGCGCAGGAGAACAAGGTCCAGCTCTTCCCGCGCAAGACCCTCCAGGTGCTGGCCGGACCGCCCGTCGACCTTTCCGCCTTCTACGACCGGGAACCCACCCCGGAAGTGCTCAAGGAGGTCACCGAGGCCATCATGGCGGCCATCACCGCGCTGCTGGAGGAGGTGCGGGGAGAGACCGCGCCCGGGCAGCCGTACGACCATCGCAAGGCCAGGGCGGAACAGCGGCGCAAAGCCGCGGGGGAGGGCAAGAAGTGA
- a CDS encoding DUF3515 domain-containing protein, whose product MSALLALAACSPGDSQARVDPPSTPPADIAGFCAALHKELPETVAGLARTPTEPESGLTAAWGGSAIVLRCGIPKPPKMADPKQEGVHVNDVAWLLEKLPGGEFRFTTGMRKAYTEVRVDREHATDAGMLVGLSDVIAKTVPEGISSY is encoded by the coding sequence GTGTCGGCCTTGCTGGCCCTCGCGGCGTGTTCCCCGGGCGATTCGCAGGCCCGGGTCGATCCGCCGTCCACGCCGCCCGCCGACATCGCGGGGTTCTGTGCAGCGCTACACAAGGAGCTCCCGGAGACGGTGGCCGGCCTGGCGCGGACCCCGACCGAGCCGGAGTCCGGTCTGACCGCCGCGTGGGGCGGCTCGGCGATCGTACTGCGGTGCGGTATCCCCAAGCCCCCCAAGATGGCTGATCCGAAGCAGGAAGGCGTCCACGTGAACGACGTGGCCTGGCTGCTGGAGAAGCTCCCGGGTGGCGAATTCCGGTTCACCACCGGGATGCGGAAGGCGTACACGGAAGTCCGGGTCGACAGGGAGCACGCCACGGACGCGGGGATGCTGGTCGGGCTGTCCGACGTCATCGCCAAGACCGTGCCCGAGGGCATCTCGTCCTACTGA